One stretch of Methylopila sp. 73B DNA includes these proteins:
- a CDS encoding NAD(P)/FAD-dependent oxidoreductase: MTDIIYTDAVIVGAGPVGLFAVFQLGMVDVEAHVVDILDRPGGQCVELYPEKPIYDIPGLPEVTGQGLADNLLAQIQPFAPRFHFNQMVAALERTPDDRFLLTTDAGTRFDAKVVVIAAGGGSFLPRRAPIPGVEAYEGRSVFYAVRAKDAFRAKHLVIVGGGDSALDWTLNLAPIAESVTLIHRRDVFRAAPDTVNKMRALVDKGVVDLFIGQATALIGENGMLKAVKAKAEDGSLHEIAADAMLPFFGLAAQLGPIADWGLNMSEDLIPVDVESYQTTTPGVFAIGDVNAYPGKLKLILSGFHEAALMAQAAARRVHPERRMVFQHSTSSSTLQKKLAGA; this comes from the coding sequence ATGACCGACATCATTTACACAGACGCCGTGATCGTCGGGGCCGGCCCCGTCGGGCTCTTCGCCGTGTTCCAGCTCGGCATGGTCGACGTCGAGGCCCACGTCGTCGACATCCTCGACCGGCCGGGCGGGCAATGCGTCGAGCTGTACCCAGAGAAGCCGATCTACGACATCCCTGGGCTGCCGGAGGTGACCGGCCAGGGGCTCGCCGACAACCTGCTCGCCCAGATCCAGCCCTTCGCGCCGCGGTTCCACTTCAACCAGATGGTCGCGGCCCTCGAGCGGACGCCCGACGACCGCTTCCTTCTGACGACGGACGCCGGGACCCGCTTCGACGCCAAGGTCGTGGTGATCGCCGCCGGCGGCGGCTCGTTCCTGCCGCGGCGCGCGCCGATCCCCGGCGTGGAGGCCTACGAAGGACGTTCGGTGTTCTACGCCGTCCGCGCCAAGGATGCGTTCCGGGCCAAGCATCTGGTGATCGTCGGCGGCGGCGACTCCGCGTTGGACTGGACGCTCAACCTCGCGCCGATCGCCGAGAGCGTGACGCTGATCCACCGGCGCGACGTGTTCCGCGCCGCCCCGGACACCGTCAACAAGATGCGCGCGCTGGTGGACAAGGGCGTCGTCGACCTGTTCATCGGCCAGGCCACCGCCCTCATCGGCGAGAACGGCATGCTGAAGGCGGTGAAGGCCAAGGCGGAGGACGGGTCGCTCCACGAGATCGCCGCAGACGCCATGCTGCCGTTCTTCGGCCTCGCGGCCCAGCTCGGCCCGATCGCGGACTGGGGGCTGAACATGAGCGAAGACCTCATCCCGGTCGACGTCGAGAGCTACCAGACGACGACGCCCGGCGTGTTCGCGATCGGCGACGTCAACGCCTATCCCGGCAAGCTGAAGCTGATCCTCTCGGGCTTCCACGAGGCCGCGCTGATGGCCCAGGCCGCCGCCCGCCGCGTGCATCCAGAGCGCCGGATGGTCTTCCAGCACTCGACCTCGTCGTCCACCCTGCAGAAGAAGCTCGCGGGCGCCTGA
- a CDS encoding VWA domain-containing protein: MFLRFFEALRSAGVPVSLREHLAFLEALDRGLRPTDADGLHALARACLVKDERHFDRFDRVFAQIFAGAESLAEALAGTDIPPDWLLKRFERLLSDEEKAAIEALGGLDKLLETLRQRLAEQKARHEGGNKWVGTGGASPFGAYGYNPEGIRIGQEGNRNFKAVKVWDKREFRDLDGEVEIGTRAIKVALRRMRRFARAGAAEEFDLDGTVGATARQGFLDVKLRPERRNAVQLLLLLDVGGSMDGHVRACEELFSAARSEFKRLDHFYFHNCVYEHVWRDNRRRRAELTPTLDLLRGYPPECRVVIVGDASMSPYELLSPGGAVEHMNKEAGRVWLRRFVDRFPKLAWVNPLPERSWSWTESIDIVRDAVEGRMYPLSLDGLDRATRALAR, translated from the coding sequence ATGTTCCTGAGGTTTTTCGAGGCGCTGCGCAGCGCCGGCGTGCCCGTGTCCCTACGTGAGCACCTCGCGTTCCTGGAGGCGCTGGACCGCGGACTGCGTCCGACCGACGCCGACGGGCTCCATGCGCTGGCCCGCGCCTGCCTCGTCAAGGACGAACGGCACTTCGACCGATTCGACCGCGTTTTCGCCCAGATCTTCGCCGGGGCCGAGAGCCTGGCGGAGGCCCTCGCTGGAACGGACATACCGCCGGACTGGTTGCTGAAACGCTTCGAACGCCTGCTGTCGGATGAAGAGAAGGCGGCGATCGAGGCGCTCGGCGGGCTCGACAAGCTGCTCGAGACTCTGCGGCAGCGTCTCGCGGAGCAGAAAGCGCGGCACGAGGGCGGCAACAAGTGGGTGGGCACGGGGGGCGCGTCGCCCTTCGGCGCCTACGGCTACAATCCGGAAGGGATCCGGATCGGGCAGGAGGGCAACCGCAACTTCAAGGCGGTGAAGGTCTGGGACAAGCGGGAGTTCCGCGATCTCGACGGCGAGGTCGAGATCGGCACGCGGGCGATCAAGGTGGCCCTGCGGCGCATGCGGCGCTTCGCCCGCGCCGGCGCGGCGGAGGAGTTCGATCTCGACGGCACCGTGGGCGCGACCGCGCGCCAGGGTTTTCTCGACGTGAAGCTGCGCCCGGAGCGGCGCAACGCGGTGCAGCTTCTGCTGCTGCTTGACGTCGGCGGCTCCATGGACGGGCACGTGCGCGCCTGTGAGGAGCTGTTTTCCGCCGCGCGGTCCGAGTTCAAGCGGCTCGACCACTTCTATTTCCACAACTGCGTCTACGAGCACGTGTGGCGCGACAACCGTCGCCGGCGCGCCGAGCTCACGCCGACGCTCGACCTGCTGCGCGGCTATCCGCCGGAGTGCCGGGTGGTGATCGTCGGCGACGCGTCGATGAGCCCCTACGAGCTGCTGTCGCCCGGCGGCGCGGTCGAACACATGAACAAGGAGGCGGGCCGGGTCTGGCTGCGACGGTTCGTCGATCGCTTCCCGAAGCTCGCCTGGGTCAACCCCCTCCCGGAGCGGAGCTGGTCGTGGACCGAGTCCATCGACATCGTCCGGGACGCGGTCGAAGGGCGCATGTACCCGCTCAGCCTCGACGGCCTCGATCGGGCGACCCGGGCGCTGGCGCGCTGA
- a CDS encoding histidine phosphatase family protein, with protein sequence MRRLILFRHAKSDWSLAAAADHDRGLATRGRKAAGPMGAWLAGRGFRPDLVLCSTAKRAKTTWDIAKGAFTPAPETRVLREAYEASADGLLDVIRSAPPEAQTLMVVGHNPALADLVDLLAGSGDPEARRLLSVKFPTAAIAVLDLPFDSWTETAPRAGRLDRFVTPKSLGLDVA encoded by the coding sequence ATGCGCCGTCTCATTCTGTTCCGTCACGCGAAGTCCGACTGGTCGCTGGCCGCAGCCGCCGACCATGACCGCGGCCTCGCCACCCGCGGCCGAAAGGCCGCCGGGCCGATGGGGGCCTGGCTCGCGGGCCGGGGCTTCCGCCCCGACCTGGTGCTGTGCTCGACGGCGAAGCGCGCGAAGACCACCTGGGACATCGCGAAGGGCGCCTTCACGCCGGCGCCGGAGACGCGCGTGCTGCGCGAGGCCTATGAGGCGTCCGCCGACGGCCTGCTGGACGTGATCCGCTCCGCTCCGCCGGAGGCGCAGACGCTCATGGTCGTCGGCCACAATCCCGCCCTCGCGGATCTTGTCGACCTGCTGGCGGGCTCGGGGGACCCGGAGGCCCGGCGGCTGCTGTCGGTCAAGTTTCCGACCGCGGCGATCGCGGTGCTCGACCTGCCGTTCGACAGCTGGACCGAGACCGCGCCGCGCGCGGGGCGGCTCGACCGGTTCGTCACCCCCAAGAGCCTCGGCCTCGACGTCGCATGA
- a CDS encoding 2Fe-2S iron-sulfur cluster-binding protein has translation MAQITFIDHDGGERTVEAREGQTVMEVAIANDVPGIEAECGGGCSCATCHVYVDEAWSEVVGGPTPMEEDMLDFAFDVRPSSRLSCQIKITPALDGLKVTTPQRQG, from the coding sequence ATGGCCCAGATCACCTTCATCGATCATGACGGCGGCGAACGCACGGTCGAGGCCCGAGAGGGCCAGACCGTGATGGAGGTCGCCATCGCGAACGACGTCCCCGGCATTGAGGCCGAGTGCGGCGGCGGATGCTCCTGCGCGACCTGCCACGTCTACGTGGACGAGGCCTGGAGCGAAGTGGTCGGCGGTCCGACCCCGATGGAGGAGGACATGCTGGACTTCGCCTTCGACGTCCGGCCGTCCAGCCGCCTCTCCTGCCAGATCAAGATCACGCCGGCGCTCGACGGCCTCAAGGTGACGACGCCGCAGCGTCAGGGCTGA
- a CDS encoding Hpt domain-containing protein translates to MSSTMEQYEQRTGGEFATAIDLAHLSRQTLGDRTLEREVLELFRRQARILLFRFEAVTCPSERAQIAHTLKGSARGVGAGRVAYAADELERAANAGEPTGKALAEVAESVAEATSAIELRFGFDR, encoded by the coding sequence ATGTCGAGCACCATGGAACAGTACGAGCAACGCACCGGCGGGGAATTCGCGACCGCGATCGACCTCGCTCACCTTTCCCGCCAGACCCTTGGCGACCGGACCCTCGAGCGCGAGGTCCTTGAGCTTTTCCGCCGTCAGGCGCGCATCCTCCTCTTCCGTTTCGAAGCGGTGACCTGCCCGTCCGAGCGCGCCCAGATCGCGCACACGCTGAAGGGCTCGGCCCGCGGCGTCGGCGCCGGTCGCGTGGCCTATGCGGCCGACGAGCTTGAGCGCGCGGCGAACGCCGGCGAGCCGACCGGCAAGGCTCTCGCCGAAGTCGCCGAGTCCGTCGCAGAGGCCACCTCCGCGATCGAACTGCGCTTCGGTTTCGACCGCTGA